A stretch of the Poseidonibacter parvus genome encodes the following:
- a CDS encoding menaquinone biosynthesis family protein, with product MLKTISVAHSPDADDIFMYYAIKFGWVRPKDANFTNIADDIETLNQATLKGEYDICAISFALYPFVKDDYALLKTAVSFGEGYGPKLIKKKGTRLKKNFKVALSGEFTTNGLLFKIAYPEARITYMNFLEIEQAVIDGTVDAGVLIHESILNFSEQLEVEKELWDVWVELSGGDLPLPLGGMCIRRSIPLHSAIDYENTLIKAVDVANKNRKVLAPMLIDEGLIRVDAKTLDTYLDLYANDNSVELSDIQYKALDKLFELGHKHGFYENLVKSQEFLIPSEYEELRAK from the coding sequence ATATTGAAAACTATAAGTGTTGCACACTCTCCGGATGCTGATGATATATTTATGTACTATGCAATCAAGTTTGGTTGGGTAAGACCTAAAGATGCAAATTTTACAAATATTGCAGATGATATTGAAACATTAAATCAAGCTACTTTAAAAGGTGAATATGACATTTGTGCAATTTCTTTTGCTTTATATCCTTTTGTAAAAGATGATTATGCATTACTTAAAACTGCAGTTTCTTTTGGCGAAGGTTATGGACCAAAATTAATTAAGAAAAAAGGTACTAGACTTAAAAAGAATTTTAAAGTAGCTCTTAGCGGTGAATTTACTACTAATGGTTTACTATTTAAAATCGCGTATCCAGAAGCTAGAATAACATATATGAACTTCTTAGAAATTGAACAAGCTGTAATTGATGGAACAGTTGATGCAGGTGTTTTAATTCATGAATCAATTTTAAACTTCAGTGAGCAACTTGAAGTAGAAAAAGAATTATGGGATGTTTGGGTTGAGTTAAGTGGAGGAGATTTACCATTACCTTTAGGTGGAATGTGTATTAGACGTTCAATTCCTCTTCATAGTGCAATTGATTATGAAAACACTTTAATAAAAGCAGTTGATGTTGCAAATAAAAATAGAAAAGTACTAGCTCCAATGTTAATAGATGAAGGTCTTATTCGAGTTGATGCTAAGACTTTAGATACATACTTAGACCTTTATGCAAATGATAACTCAGTAGAATTAAGTGATATTCAATATAAAGCATTAGACAAACTTTTTGAACTTGGGCATAAGCACGGTTTTTATGAAAACTTAGTGAAATCACAAGAGTTTTTAATACCAAGTGAATATGAAGAATTAAGAGCAAAATAA
- a CDS encoding transglycosylase SLT domain-containing protein translates to MKKIFINFILSFSFLFSNSLNLTQNDIVILKKLKSLTDDKMMKYSLMAIAIKESSLGKYVINSKSEDYGLFQANIKTVLSRQKVKDNSYNRSIYAQKLINDVGFATANAIIELKYWKKVHKDNWFKTWSSYNTGWNYNSKTGIKYSEKVFELIKKLKLEYKL, encoded by the coding sequence ATGAAAAAAATATTTATTAATTTTATACTCTCTTTTTCTTTTCTTTTTTCAAACTCTTTAAATCTCACACAAAATGATATTGTGATTTTAAAAAAATTAAAATCTCTTACAGATGATAAAATGATGAAGTATTCACTAATGGCAATAGCAATAAAAGAATCCTCTCTAGGGAAATATGTAATAAACTCAAAAAGTGAAGATTATGGACTCTTTCAAGCAAATATCAAAACCGTTTTAAGCCGTCAAAAAGTAAAAGACAATTCATATAATAGAAGTATTTATGCTCAAAAACTAATAAACGATGTAGGTTTTGCTACAGCAAATGCAATTATAGAATTAAAATACTGGAAGAAAGTACATAAAGACAATTGGTTTAAAACATGGTCAAGTTATAATACTGGTTGGAATTATAATAGTAAAACAGGAATTAAATATTCAGAAAAAGTATTTGAACTTATTAAAAAACTTAAACTTGAATATAAACTATAA
- the nuoN gene encoding NADH-quinone oxidoreductase subunit NuoN, with product MMEPISINIASLNLGTLAPMLIAIIGAISILLTDLFNKEKHKSLYVILVVLFLVFDLFTLLAFNGSPDGMFDLIMLDGIAILSQCIIIGGAILFIFLSLSNLRFQEFRYAEFFALYLFAVAGFQFMVSSDSLILIFLGLETASLSLYVMIAMHNKMTSIEASVKYFTMGALAAGFFAFGSMIFYALTGSLDLSQISAIIVQENFLSSENYANYVFVLTGFVFMFAALGFKLSLFPYHVWVPDVYRGSTSAMAGFLSVVPKMAGFVVAIRFFEVFIASDDIIIKTMLYTTIVLTITVPNLIALHQTDIKRMLAYSSISNAGMAMAAVYIGTTQATTALFLYWILFTITNFGAFGMLWLNRGKESKDYESPYTFEKYSGLVQISPFAASILAMFLFALTGLPPFALFWGKMYLVASSVNAGQIALAVIIVLNSAIAAYYYLRPISYMFLKDPIEGANDKFMQNATTPMKSVIGICVFLAIISVLTIEPLLEMINYYVTNAGF from the coding sequence ATAATGGAACCTATTTCAATTAACATAGCTTCTTTAAACCTAGGAACATTAGCACCAATGCTAATAGCAATTATTGGTGCTATTAGTATTTTATTAACTGACCTTTTTAATAAAGAAAAACATAAATCTTTATATGTAATTTTAGTAGTACTATTTTTAGTATTTGATCTATTTACGCTTCTTGCTTTCAATGGAAGTCCTGATGGAATGTTTGATTTAATCATGCTTGATGGAATTGCAATATTATCTCAATGTATTATCATTGGTGGTGCAATACTATTTATTTTTCTTTCATTATCAAATTTAAGATTCCAAGAATTTAGATACGCAGAATTCTTTGCACTTTATTTATTTGCAGTTGCTGGATTCCAATTTATGGTAAGTTCTGATTCTTTAATTTTAATTTTCTTAGGATTAGAAACAGCATCATTATCTTTATATGTAATGATTGCAATGCATAATAAAATGACATCAATTGAAGCATCTGTTAAGTACTTTACAATGGGTGCATTAGCAGCAGGATTCTTTGCCTTTGGTTCGATGATTTTTTATGCACTTACAGGAAGTTTAGATTTATCACAAATTTCTGCAATTATTGTTCAAGAAAACTTCTTATCAAGTGAAAACTATGCAAACTATGTATTTGTTTTAACTGGATTTGTATTTATGTTTGCAGCCTTAGGATTTAAATTATCATTATTCCCATATCACGTATGGGTTCCTGATGTTTATAGAGGTTCAACTTCTGCAATGGCAGGATTCTTATCAGTTGTTCCAAAAATGGCAGGTTTTGTAGTTGCTATTAGATTCTTTGAAGTGTTTATTGCAAGTGATGATATTATTATTAAAACTATGCTTTACACTACAATTGTCTTAACAATTACAGTTCCAAACTTAATAGCACTGCATCAAACAGATATAAAAAGAATGCTAGCATACTCTTCTATTTCAAATGCAGGTATGGCAATGGCTGCTGTTTATATAGGAACTACACAAGCTACAACAGCATTATTTTTATATTGGATTTTATTTACAATTACTAACTTTGGTGCTTTTGGTATGTTATGGTTAAATAGAGGTAAAGAATCAAAAGATTATGAATCACCATATACTTTTGAGAAATATTCTGGATTAGTACAAATTTCACCATTTGCAGCTTCTATTCTTGCAATGTTCCTTTTTGCACTTACAGGACTTCCTCCATTTGCATTATTCTGGGGAAAAATGTATTTAGTAGCTAGTTCAGTAAATGCAGGACAAATTGCACTAGCTGTTATTATTGTACTTAACTCTGCAATTGCTGCTTATTACTATTTAAGACCAATTTCTTATATGTTCTTAAAAGACCCAATTGAAGGTGCAAATGATAAATTTATGCAAAATGCTACAACACCTATGAAATCTGTTATTGGTATTTGTGTATTTTTAGCAATTATCTCAGTATTAACAATTGAACCATTATTAGAAATGATAAATTACTACGTTACAAACGCAGGATTTTAA
- a CDS encoding NADH-quinone oxidoreductase subunit M translates to MENILSMLIFFPAAAATVGFMIHKDSMRQFGVVVTIVEFVLALLLWNEFDSSVAQMQFVQTLPLISSYGINYVVGVDGVSLFLIIMITFMTMIAVIGLTEKRAVKNLIITILYLEMTMVGVFVSLDLIMFYIFWELTLIPMFYIIGFWGAEKRFKAAIKFFLYTFIGSLIMLIGMLYFGYIYHETTGVWSFNLLDWYSVVLPFDVQLWLFIAFFFGFAVKVPMFPFHTWLPLAHSQAPTIGSIVLAAVLLKMETYGFIRFSLPLFPDASVYFMPFMATLGIIAIIYTAMVAYAQEDMKQMIAYSSISHMGVIILGVFALNAEGISGAVFLMIGHGVVSGALFMSVGVLYDRRKTKMIKEFGGLAKNMPMFALVYAVVLMASIGLPLTVGFIGEFLSLLGFFKVSPFLTFIASLTIVLSAVYMLSMYKRTFFGELLKKENKDMKDIHGRELLALGSLVFLIISLGVYPKVILEPLDVSVQKVIKIMDVKSVEQKTKDRLRELNTIGEVK, encoded by the coding sequence ATGGAAAATATTTTATCTATGCTGATATTTTTCCCAGCAGCCGCAGCTACTGTAGGATTTATGATTCATAAAGATTCTATGCGTCAGTTTGGTGTTGTTGTTACAATTGTTGAGTTTGTATTAGCTTTATTATTATGGAATGAATTTGATTCAAGTGTTGCACAAATGCAATTTGTTCAAACATTACCACTGATTAGCTCTTACGGAATTAATTATGTTGTTGGAGTTGATGGTGTTTCATTATTCTTAATTATTATGATTACATTTATGACAATGATTGCAGTAATTGGACTTACAGAAAAAAGAGCAGTTAAAAATTTAATTATTACAATTCTTTACCTTGAAATGACTATGGTTGGAGTTTTTGTATCGCTGGATTTAATTATGTTCTATATTTTTTGGGAATTAACACTAATTCCTATGTTTTATATTATTGGATTTTGGGGAGCTGAAAAAAGATTTAAAGCGGCTATTAAATTCTTCTTATATACATTTATAGGTTCATTAATCATGCTTATTGGTATGTTATATTTTGGATATATTTATCACGAAACAACTGGAGTATGGAGCTTTAATTTACTTGATTGGTATAGTGTTGTTTTACCATTTGATGTTCAATTATGGCTATTTATTGCTTTCTTCTTTGGATTTGCTGTAAAAGTACCTATGTTTCCTTTCCATACTTGGTTACCACTTGCACACAGTCAAGCACCAACTATTGGATCTATCGTATTAGCAGCGGTATTATTAAAAATGGAAACTTATGGATTTATTAGATTCTCACTTCCATTATTTCCAGATGCAAGTGTTTATTTTATGCCATTTATGGCAACACTTGGAATCATTGCCATTATCTATACAGCAATGGTTGCATATGCGCAAGAAGATATGAAACAAATGATTGCTTACTCTTCAATTTCTCACATGGGTGTAATTATTCTTGGAGTATTTGCTTTAAATGCTGAAGGTATAAGTGGAGCAGTATTCTTAATGATTGGGCATGGTGTTGTATCAGGGGCACTATTCATGAGTGTTGGAGTTTTATACGATAGAAGAAAAACTAAGATGATAAAAGAGTTTGGTGGATTAGCTAAGAATATGCCAATGTTTGCATTAGTTTATGCAGTTGTTTTAATGGCTTCTATTGGATTACCTTTAACAGTTGGATTTATTGGTGAGTTTTTATCCCTACTTGGATTCTTTAAAGTATCTCCATTCTTAACATTTATTGCATCTTTAACAATTGTTTTAAGTGCGGTTTATATGTTATCTATGTACAAAAGAACATTCTTTGGAGAATTACTTAAAAAAGAAAACAAAGATATGAAAGATATTCATGGACGTGAACTTTTAGCTTTAGGTTCTTTAGTATTTTTAATTATATCTTTAGGTGTTTATCCAAAAGTTATCTTAGAACCACTTGATGTTTCAGTTCAAAAAGTAATTAAAATAATGGATGTTAAATCTGTTGAACAAAAAACAAAAGATAGATTACGTGAACTAAATACAATAGGGGAGGTTAAATAA
- the nuoL gene encoding NADH-quinone oxidoreductase subunit L: MEKYVYIALFAPLVGSLVAALFSMRGKIAFTGWFTSFMLAVSMFASLNLLSFVYSTDTVINVTLFDWIQAGNLNIPFGFVVDHVSVVMMSVVTVVSTMVHIHSIGYMEHDDGFNRYFSYLSAFVFSMLVLVMSDNFAVLFIGWEGVGVCSWLLIGFWYKKESASWAANEAFIMNRVGDLGLLLGMFLIYWNLGSLQYSVVFDTIGTLEYSTIAWIGVLLFVGAMGKSAQFPLHTWLADAMEGPTPVSALIHAATMVTAGVYLVVRSNELYALVPEVGYGIACLGAFVAIFAASMALVHNDMKRIIAYSTLSQLGYMFVAAGLGAYWVALFHLATHAFFKSVLFLGAGNVMHAMNDELDIRKMGGLHSKMKSTSIIMAIASLALAGIFPLAGFFSKDKILEAAFNAESYGLWIVLWITAGLTAFYSFRLVMKVFHGEQNYSSEEYHPHEAKGFVIAAMIPLAILAVIAGWFEHGFIDFVTKTLPTWEANNMAHSTAWILILVTSAIAIGGIVYAVVKYKNGGFSKEWEEKGIYKLLSNQYYVPQFYENFVTKPYYKLSVWVFDVIETKIIDNTIERIASSIYKLGEKARVIQSGNLSSSLRLMVLGLILGLVLALVLSLFGGAK; the protein is encoded by the coding sequence ATGGAAAAATACGTATATATAGCACTTTTTGCCCCATTAGTTGGATCACTAGTAGCTGCATTATTCTCAATGAGAGGAAAAATTGCCTTTACAGGATGGTTTACATCTTTTATGTTAGCAGTTTCAATGTTTGCATCTTTAAACTTACTTTCGTTTGTTTACTCAACAGATACTGTTATTAATGTAACTTTGTTTGACTGGATACAAGCAGGTAATTTAAATATTCCTTTTGGTTTTGTAGTTGATCATGTAAGTGTAGTAATGATGTCTGTTGTAACTGTTGTTTCAACAATGGTTCATATTCATTCAATTGGTTATATGGAACATGACGATGGATTTAATAGGTATTTCTCGTACCTTTCTGCTTTTGTGTTCTCAATGCTTGTACTTGTAATGAGTGACAACTTTGCTGTTTTATTTATTGGATGGGAAGGTGTTGGAGTTTGTTCATGGCTATTGATTGGTTTTTGGTATAAAAAAGAATCTGCATCTTGGGCTGCAAATGAAGCGTTTATTATGAATAGAGTAGGAGACTTAGGTCTTTTACTTGGTATGTTCTTGATTTACTGGAACTTAGGTTCTTTACAATATTCTGTTGTATTTGATACTATTGGAACTTTAGAATATAGCACGATTGCTTGGATTGGTGTGTTATTATTTGTAGGAGCAATGGGTAAATCAGCTCAGTTCCCACTTCATACATGGCTTGCAGATGCAATGGAAGGTCCTACACCTGTATCTGCCTTAATTCATGCTGCTACTATGGTAACAGCTGGTGTTTACTTAGTTGTAAGATCAAATGAATTATATGCACTAGTTCCTGAAGTTGGATATGGTATTGCTTGTCTTGGTGCATTTGTTGCAATATTTGCAGCATCAATGGCACTTGTTCATAATGATATGAAAAGAATTATTGCTTATTCAACATTATCACAATTAGGATATATGTTTGTTGCTGCTGGTCTAGGAGCTTATTGGGTTGCATTATTCCATTTAGCAACTCATGCCTTCTTTAAATCAGTATTGTTCTTAGGTGCTGGTAATGTTATGCATGCTATGAATGATGAACTTGATATTAGAAAAATGGGTGGTTTACACTCTAAGATGAAATCTACTTCAATTATTATGGCAATTGCTTCATTAGCTCTTGCTGGTATTTTCCCATTAGCTGGTTTCTTCTCAAAAGATAAGATTTTGGAAGCTGCTTTTAATGCCGAATCTTATGGTTTATGGATTGTTTTATGGATAACAGCGGGGTTAACTGCTTTTTATTCATTTAGACTTGTAATGAAAGTGTTCCATGGAGAGCAAAATTATTCAAGCGAAGAATATCATCCTCATGAAGCAAAAGGATTTGTAATAGCAGCAATGATTCCATTAGCTATTTTAGCAGTAATTGCTGGATGGTTTGAGCATGGATTTATTGATTTTGTAACAAAAACTTTACCAACATGGGAAGCTAATAATATGGCTCACTCTACTGCTTGGATTTTAATCTTAGTAACAAGTGCTATTGCAATTGGTGGAATTGTGTATGCTGTAGTTAAATATAAAAATGGTGGCTTCTCAAAAGAATGGGAAGAAAAAGGTATTTATAAACTTTTATCAAACCAATATTATGTTCCACAGTTTTATGAAAACTTTGTTACTAAACCATATTACAAACTTTCTGTTTGGGTATTTGATGTTATTGAAACAAAAATAATTGATAATACAATTGAAAGAATTGCAAGCTCAATTTATAAATTGGGTGAAAAAGCAAGAGTTATTCAATCAGGAAACTTATCATCATCGCTTAGACTAATGGTTTTAGGACTTATTTTAGGATTAGTTCTTGCCTTAGTATTATCATTATTTGGAGGGGCTAAATAA
- the nuoK gene encoding NADH-quinone oxidoreductase subunit NuoK, whose protein sequence is MTLNAYLILSTLLFCIGLVGVIRRKNVLMLFFSTEIMLNAVNVGLAAISKFHGDLAGQMFAFFIIAVAASEVAIGLGLLILWYKRTGSINLDEIARMKG, encoded by the coding sequence ATGACACTTAATGCTTATTTAATACTATCAACACTGTTATTTTGTATAGGTTTAGTTGGAGTAATAAGAAGAAAGAATGTTTTAATGCTTTTTTTCTCAACTGAAATTATGTTAAACGCAGTAAACGTTGGACTTGCAGCAATTTCTAAATTCCATGGAGATTTAGCAGGGCAAATGTTTGCATTCTTTATTATTGCAGTTGCTGCAAGTGAAGTTGCTATTGGTTTAGGTCTTTTAATTCTTTGGTATAAGAGAACTGGTTCTATTAACTTAGATGAAATTGCAAGAATGAAGGGGTAA
- a CDS encoding NADH-quinone oxidoreductase subunit J produces MFEIVAFCLFSVLTITMFSITVLTNNALYALSSLAAGMIFISAFFFLLNADFLGAVQIVVYTGAVMSLYAFGMMFFDSLSEVKEKVKNPRLVFLLSGMVALIVVVIFISPVLGENIEANIPVNPSYGNTVDVGLVLFTKYLVPFEVAAIMLLIAMIGGIVLAGKKMEVSYSDMTEDKIDAYIKEQEELEASKKDVK; encoded by the coding sequence ATGTTTGAAATAGTAGCTTTTTGTCTGTTTTCAGTTTTAACTATAACTATGTTTAGTATTACAGTGTTAACAAACAATGCATTATACGCGCTAAGTTCATTAGCAGCAGGAATGATTTTTATATCTGCATTTTTCTTTTTATTAAATGCTGACTTTTTAGGAGCTGTACAAATTGTTGTTTATACAGGTGCTGTTATGTCTTTATACGCATTTGGGATGATGTTTTTTGATTCATTATCAGAAGTAAAAGAAAAAGTTAAAAATCCAAGATTAGTTTTTCTTTTATCAGGAATGGTAGCTTTAATTGTTGTAGTTATTTTTATATCTCCAGTTTTAGGTGAGAATATTGAAGCAAATATCCCTGTTAATCCAAGTTATGGAAATACAGTAGATGTTGGTTTAGTATTATTTACTAAATACTTGGTTCCTTTTGAAGTTGCCGCAATTATGTTACTTATTGCAATGATAGGTGGAATTGTATTAGCAGGAAAGAAAATGGAAGTTTCATATTCGGATATGACTGAAGATAAAATCGATGCATATATAAAAGAACAAGAAGAATTAGAAGCTTCAAAAAAGGATGTTAAATGA
- the nuoI gene encoding NADH-quinone oxidoreductase subunit NuoI produces MGFEEFKNRNISEDYVVVQEDNYPKTSWDAFKQVVTRSVKGELFTGLKITFKMMTGALFNKEMATVQYPKEKLPIGPRYRAVHKLLVLLESGEERCIGCGLCEKICIANCIRMETRVDENSRKEVLEYTINMGRCIFCGYCAEVCPELAIVHGGRYENSSEQRAHFSLKEDILTPFDQLNQQTEFAGFGSVSPDADEKIKKTPLSY; encoded by the coding sequence ATGGGATTTGAAGAATTTAAAAATAGAAATATATCAGAAGATTATGTTGTAGTTCAAGAAGATAATTATCCTAAAACATCTTGGGATGCATTTAAACAAGTAGTAACAAGATCTGTAAAAGGTGAACTTTTTACAGGTTTAAAAATTACTTTCAAAATGATGACAGGTGCTTTATTTAATAAAGAAATGGCAACAGTTCAGTATCCAAAAGAAAAACTACCAATAGGTCCAAGATATAGAGCAGTACATAAATTACTTGTACTTTTAGAATCAGGTGAAGAGAGATGTATTGGTTGTGGTTTATGTGAAAAAATTTGTATTGCAAATTGTATTAGAATGGAAACTAGAGTTGATGAAAACTCAAGAAAAGAAGTTTTAGAATATACAATTAATATGGGTAGATGTATTTTCTGTGGTTACTGTGCAGAAGTTTGTCCAGAGTTAGCAATTGTTCATGGTGGAAGATATGAAAACTCATCAGAGCAAAGAGCACACTTCTCACTAAAAGAAGATATTTTAACACCATTTGATCAATTAAATCAACAAACTGAGTTTGCTGGTTTTGGTTCAGTATCACCAGATGCTGATGAAAAAATTAAAAAAACACCATTGTCGTACTAA
- the nuoH gene encoding NADH-quinone oxidoreductase subunit NuoH, translating to METSIIIETIIKVIVVLTVFSALAGFTTYIERKILAFMQRRLGPTNVGPYGLLQIAADGIKLFTKEDFIPANANKPIFMIAPIITAATAFISMSAIPFFPEFEMFGYTVRPIISDINVGVLFVLSVGGVGLYGPLLGGMSSANKWALLGGARTAIQLLSYEVVSGLSLLAPLMMVGSLSLIDINNYQAGGISNWIVWSQPLAFILFVIAGFAETNRTPFDLLEHEAELVAGYATEYSGMRWGMFFIGEYAALFTIAFLTALIFLGGFEPLWFIPGGLAIVLKVMFLIFLFLWTRASWPHIRPDQLMWLCWKILMPLALLNILVTAIVIMI from the coding sequence ATGGAAACAAGTATTATAATAGAAACAATTATCAAAGTAATAGTAGTTTTAACAGTATTTTCTGCCCTTGCAGGATTTACAACATATATTGAAAGAAAAATATTAGCATTTATGCAAAGAAGATTAGGTCCAACAAACGTTGGTCCTTATGGTCTTTTACAAATTGCAGCTGATGGTATTAAACTTTTTACAAAAGAAGATTTTATTCCAGCAAATGCAAATAAACCTATCTTTATGATTGCACCAATCATCACAGCAGCAACAGCATTTATTTCAATGAGTGCTATTCCATTCTTCCCAGAATTTGAGATGTTTGGATATACAGTAAGACCAATTATAAGTGATATTAATGTTGGGGTTTTATTTGTACTATCTGTTGGTGGTGTTGGACTTTATGGACCATTATTAGGTGGTATGAGTTCTGCAAATAAATGGGCACTACTTGGAGGTGCAAGAACTGCAATACAACTTTTATCTTATGAAGTAGTGTCAGGTCTTTCACTTTTAGCGCCTTTAATGATGGTTGGAAGTTTATCTTTAATTGATATTAATAACTATCAAGCAGGTGGAATATCAAACTGGATTGTTTGGTCTCAACCATTAGCGTTTATTTTATTTGTTATTGCAGGATTTGCTGAAACAAATAGAACACCATTTGATTTACTTGAGCATGAAGCCGAATTAGTTGCAGGTTATGCAACTGAGTATTCTGGTATGAGATGGGGTATGTTCTTTATTGGTGAGTATGCAGCATTATTTACAATTGCTTTCTTAACTGCACTAATTTTCTTAGGTGGATTTGAGCCATTATGGTTTATTCCAGGTGGTTTAGCTATTGTATTAAAAGTTATGTTCTTAATTTTCCTTTTCCTTTGGACAAGAGCATCATGGCCACATATTAGACCAGATCAATTAATGTGGTTATGTTGGAAAATATTAATGCCATTAGCTTTACTAAATATTTTAGTAACTGCTATTGTGATAATGATTTAG